tctATTGTCATAGCATGTTTCTGGACAAAATTTTGTTGCTCAGTTTCAAAATCCACTTTTATTCACCAGCTTTGGTGTGTGTCACTTACACAGAAACACAGTATTGACACTGCCTCataacatttgtttttccttgatTTTGTCATATAGCCTTGAGAATGTAGTAATAACATGCAATCATGTCCGATGTTTAGATGAAGTTTTAtcactgtattttattctttcaccaTCTCCTTACCACCAGCCTGTGAAGTTCTACAACTCTCaggttgctttctttttttatatacatacatatatttttattgacgtatactcagtttacaatgttgtgtcaatttctggtgtacagcacaatacttcagtcatataggaacatacatatatgaattttcatattctcttctaccataagttactacaagatattaaatatagttccctgtgctatacaatataaacttactgtttatctatttttttatatattagttagtatctgcaaatctcgaactcccaatttatcctttttatttgttaTCCTCCAGGTAAAGATGTTCCATCCACTTCTAATCAGGTAATAGAGAAATTATTACATTTGTCTAATAAATGTCAAAATACAGACAACTTCATATAAGCCTAGTTGTAGCTCTTCCTTTACTTGTGACTTCTGAATGGATTTgtcaaatttttcatattttaaataatattcttgTTCATTTTAATGCAGACATAAAAGGaagttaaaatattgaaatattttaacagaTTTAGGTAATCTGTAAATTCTTATTCTTGTCCCAAGTCTACTgaaatctattattttaattttcaaaaaccttgtaacaaaaataaatgaaatcaaattcaCAGTTATAATGTGAGAGCATcaattctttttatcttttcacatTCCTCTTTAATCCATATGTCCAGGAATTAGCGTTTATATTTAGACATTGTATGGAATatcaataaacatattaaaatgtctattatttttaatacataagcATTATACTGATTTAATTAACATGTAGtattcatgttttttaattttctttcataggTCTATGCAACTGACAATGTATTTAAACTGTAAATTTTATTAACTGCATTTTATCCTATGAAAATGGATTGCTATGTAACTTGAATACTTACTTATTGAGATCTGATTGCTGCATATATTGCACCTCAATATGTGTGACCTAAAATATACGACTGCTTTTCTCTAGGTATTCAGGGAGACAACAgtgactttttttcctcttttattaccCTGAGGTGAAATGAAAGCAGAATGAGTAGTAGTTTGGAGCACAGTTCATGTTGCTAAAATAAGGTCTCTAAGAGGCTTGGAGAAAGGGCTTTGAACACTTGAGGTGTAAGATCACCATCAGACAAGAAGAAATGAGGCATGGGTCACTGAGTTAAAACCTGATGGATGATTCTGGATCcttgatctcttttttttcttggcaggAAAATGAGAACGGCAGTGGTTCTGAAGAAGTGAGCTACACTGTCATTAATCACCTGCCCTATCGGAGACCCTCTCTGAGCTCCAATGATGATGGTTATGAGAACGTTCTGTCTACCACAGGAAGAGGGAGACCATTAAGAGAAGGGTCGGAAACAGAATATGCCCGTCTCAGGACTTCTGTTACTAGGTCTTCTTCCTGTACCCCTGAGAATGATTATGAATTTGTACTTCCTCACTAGAACCTTCATTCCTCATCGTCTTCCAGTAACAAAGATGATACAGCATAGTGGCCTCCAGGGGAGCTTCTCTTTCAGCAGTTCATGAAACATTCATTTCTGGCCCAATCTTAGAAATTATGTCCTTTTACTATATTTGCATTGAGAAGCTCTGAAATACGGCATTTCTGTGGTTTGGGTAAAGCCATATAGATTGACATAATGagatacagtattctgcatcctCTTGTTTGTAAGGTCTGAGGACATGGAGGTGGTGGGAAAACCTTCCTAAGACAAACACCCACAgatatacaacttagaatatcCAGTTTCAATTCtgctttccaaatttcaaaagCCAACATTTATACTCCTAATCATCTATTTCAGTTTTTGAGgtctaatatattaaataaacttgtaAAATATAAGACCAGTGACTAGACCATTTGCTAACCTGATATTTACTTTAATCTTATCTTTTCCATGTATTAGAGATTCTTGCCATAAATTTGAGGTAGTAGTTCAAAAACTAATACCTTTTGATAACTGGCTTTTCTGAAAGAAGAAACTGagagtgccattaaaaaaaaaaagaggaataaatgaataagggCTGGGGTCTTTCTTTCCAATAGTAAATCACAGAATTCTGCTTGAAGAttcctaagaaaatgaaaatatacatgcttATAGTTTTGTTCACAACATACTACTTAATTTAACCTATGACTAGTTATCTCAAATGAGGAAGGATGAATAGTGTCTGGTTTTAAAATTTAGGTAAATTTGTAAGTAATCCATCTATTTTACTTTCATTCCCAAGGATATTCCAAATGATATGCCAGCTTCTCAATAAGGACACAAAGGCCATAAGtgacaaaatatttatgattaattttttaccaaagtgggcatagagggaacatatctcaacataataaaagctatttatgacaaacctatagccagcataggactcaacatgaaaaactgaaaaccttcgaACTAAAATCTAGGATAAGACaaggttgtccactctcaccactcctactcaacatagtcttggaagtcctagccacaactatcaggcaagaaaaagaaataaaatggatccaaattggaaaagaagaggtaaaactgtcactacatgaagatgacatgatactatatatggaaaaccctaaaagctccacacaaaaactactagaactaagaaaagaattcagcaaggtagcaggatacaagattaatgtacaaaaatcagtttcatttctttacactaatgatgaatcaacaggaaaagaaagtaaagaaataattccttttaaaatagcacccaaagtaataaaacacctaggaatacatctaatcaaggaggtgaagacttatacatggagaattaTGAAACATtgagtaaggaaattaaagaagactttaaaaatggaaagatattccatgctcccggattggaagaataaatattgttaaaatggtcacactgcccaaggaaatctacagatttaaagcaatccctatcaaattacccaggacatatttcagagaactagaacaaactgtaataaaatttatatggaatcacaaaagacctagaattgccaaagcattactgaagaaaaagaaaaaggctggatgaataatcctcccagactttagacaatactacagagctacagtgatcaaaacagcatggtattggcataaaaacagacatatggattgatggaacagaatacagagcccagaaatgagcccataaacttttggtcaattaactttaacaaaggaggcaagaatatacaatggaataaagacaatctcttcagtaaatggtgttgggaaaactggacagcagcacgtaaatcaatgaagctagaacactcccttacaccatacacaaaaataaacttaaaatggattaaagacttaaacttaaggcaagacacaataaaccttctagaagaaaatacagcaaaacattatctcacatatatctcaaaaatgttctagggcagcctacccaagaaatagaaataaaagcaaaaataaacaaatgggacctaattaaacttacaagcttttgcacaacaaaggaaaccgtaaggaaaacaaagcaacagcctatggaatgggagaaaatttttgtaaatgaaaccgacaaaggcttgatttccagaatatataaacagctcatatgacttaataagaaaaaaacaagcaagcaagttcaaaaatgggcagaagatctaaacaagcaattctccaatgaagacatacacatggtcaatagacatataaaaaatgctcaatatcactaattaacagagaagtgaaaatcaaaactacaatgaggtatcacctcacaccagtcagaatggccatcatttaaaagtccacaaatgataaatgctggagaggctgtggagaaaagggaaccctctcacactgttggtgggaatgcagtttagtgcagccattgtggaaaacagtatggagattcctcaaaagactaggaatagacttaccatatgacctagcaatcccattcctgggcatatatccagaaggaaccctaattcaaaaagacacctgcacttcaatgttcatagcagcattatttacaatagccaagatatggaaacaacctaaatgtccaccgacagataactggataaagatgtacatttatataatggaatactattcagccataaaaatgacaacataatgtcatttgcagcaacatggatgtccctggagaatgtcattctaagtgaagtaagccagaaagaaaaagaaaaataccatatgatattactcatatgggaaatctgaaaaaaaaaataaagaaaacaaatgaacttaaatataaaacagaaacagactcacagacatagaatacaaacttgtggttgcaagGAGGGacggggttgggaagggacaaactgggagttcgagatttgtagatactgatgggtagatataaaacagataaacaagtttatactgcatagcacagggaaatatacacaagatcttgtagtagctcacagtgaaaaagaatacgaaaatgagtatctgtatattcatgtatgactgaaaaattgtgctgtacaccagaaattgacacaacattgtaaactgactataacttaataaaaaaaagaagaaaaaatggcaATATCATGGAATTCATTTCATCTTAGGGCcaactaaaaacaaatatttatgtcaCAAGCCATAgtaatgcagaaataaaacaaaagttttgAGGAAAAAACTAAGGAAAGTGGAAGATGGTGTAAACATACCAACTTCATCATCTTTTACAGCAAGGAAATGAATAGTATTAATTAACAATGATAAATTAGAAAGATTATAAGTAAATACTAGTATAAAGATAGAGTAAGGAAAAGGTTTTCATATACTGAAATTTGGTAGTGAAATTAAGACAGGaatacaaagggaaaagaaatatatttactaCTTGCTCATAGTGTGAATCAACTTTTTCTACATTAAATAAGGAACTGTAagtaaaatacagaattaaaGCTAGCtctgtagattcaatgcaatcccaatcaaaacccctgcacttatttttcaaaaattccaGTCTATTCTAGaattcatacagaaactcaaaggACCCAGAACTGCCAAGGGCACCTGAAAGCAGATTAACAAACCTGAAAGACTGAACACGACCAGATACCAAGACTTATTATAAAAAGGTAATGTGGCATCAGCACATGCATTGACTACGTAGTCAGTGAAAGTCAATAGAGAATTGTGAAATAGAATTGTATGTGGTTGATGGCCAAGGTGGCCTCATAATGCAGTGGTACATTTTTCAATAAGTAGTTTTGTATTAACCAGGAATTAATTAGTCTTCTATGGTACCATAAAAAATTATCACATATGTGCTGGCTTAAAACAATCCAAAGTTATTACCCACCATTTCTGTGGGTACTGGTATAGGTGAACTGGATCTTCTGCTCACGAACTCAAAAGGCTGCATAGGAGGTGCTTGCTGTCAGGGCTGGAGACTCATTTAAGTTTCTGTGTCCTCTTGTACATACATGATTGTTGctggaattcattttcttttggttGCTTAGCTCAAGCCCTCAGCTGATAGAGACCATCTGCTATTCCCTCACATATGGGTCTCTCTCCAAAATCGAAGTTCACTCCTTCAAAGCCAACAGGAGAACTTCTCTCATGCTTTGAAGCTCTCCTTTCAGAAAGGGCCAAGTCCCTCCGAAGGACTCATCTGAGTAGATCAGATCCAGTTAAAATAGTCTCCCTTTTAATTAAATCAAAGTCGGCTGACTTGAGGCCTTAACGACATTGGAAAAATCACTTTACCTTTGTCTATAACATAACCTAATCAAAAGTAAAATCCATCATGACAATCATTCTTTACATACTCTAGGGGGCGAGATTATACTGAATACCAAGGGCAGGAAACTTACAGGACATCTCAGAATTTTCTCACCACAGCCAGATACccatagagattgaaaaaaaaaaaaggaaaagaaaacagaagaagaagCAGCTACATGCCTTCCTCACACTATAAAGAAAACCCAATTCTCATCTTACCTTATAACAAAAATGAATGGATTGCAGATTTAAGTTCAAAAAAAAtgatttaacaaaaatgtaggaCAATATGTTATGTTAGTGATCTTGGTTTTGACAAATATCTcctaaaatggtaaaataatactaacaaaggaaaataataaattggaCTATTTCAAGTTAAGAACTCTTGTTTAttaaaaacatgataaaaatCTAAGTTGTGAGAAGACATTTGTAATTATATATACAACCAATAAGAGTCTATCCACCACatgtaaagaattcctacaaatcaCTATGAGAAACACAGAAAATTCAGTGGTACAGTGGGCAAAAGACCTGTGAAGGCAGTTGAAAAAATATATGCCAATagcaaaaaagcacatgaaagacACTCAACTTGATTAATagtcagaggaatgcaaatgaaaaacacagtgaAACATACCAACACTTATGAGAGTAgctaaaatttataaaagattaaaatgctAAGTATTACAGGGCATATGAATAAACTGGAAACTGCTGGAAAACTCTTTGTGCCTCCTAAAACTGAACATACCTATACTCATctacagcaatcacactcctagaTTACACCTAATAAATACATACCCAAACATATATGCACCATGAGACAGATCAGCATGCTCCCAGCAGAACTAATCCTTATATCTATAAAATGTCAACTCCACAATGCCCTTCAATACAATAGAGGAAGAATCATGATATATTCACGTAACAGAATAATATTCAGAATACAAATGAATGTTCTACAAAAACACACACCTTTGAGATAAACATCCAAACATAAAGTTTAGCAAAGTTAAGTCACACAAAACACATAATGATTATAcaatttatatacagtattttaaaaatccccGGCAAAACGAATCTATACTGTTAGAAGTCAAGATTAAGTTTCCTCTTAATGAGTGAAGACACTTGAAGGGATATGTGAGCAGATATTTGACGTTTGGGTAGTATTACTCCCTTGAGCTGGATGCTGTTTCCATAAATGTGTAAAGATTGTGAAAGTTTTTCAAAAGGCACACTTCTAAGATATTTGTACTTCTATGTATAATTATAAGGCAAACTAAAAGTTTTTTACAAATAGGATAGGATGTCTTTAATTGTAGTTAATTTCTaagttaaaaaatgataaaagacaTCACAAACCAtttcaatcaagaaaaaaaaaaagcccgagTAACACCTTGAAAATCAGACAAACTTTTAtttgagagacagaaaaagaaaatgagagagagacatgAAATGATGAAACTGGAAATCCATAATGTATATCTAACAATTTGGCAAATGTACAAACTGGTCAACCATGAAGACGGCAGTATAAACAATGTCTGAAATTTGCAACTCCACAAAAGCAACAAACACATGAGAAAAATTATCATAATCAACACTTTCAGAATTCTGGAAAATAATGAAAGATAATCAAAAATGGTATAGTTTTGCCCTAAGAATAGACAGTCTAGTCCAGTGAAACAGAGTTGAGAATTCAAAAGTGAACTCATACATCCatggccaattgatttttgacaaggatggCAACACCAGTCAATGGGTTCaaacagtctctttaataagtagCGCTCAGACGCTAGGATACCCACTCATAAAAGAAGGGCAGTGGGCTGCCTACAacaaccacatacaaaaattattcaaattgGATCAGTAACCCAAATATAAAGGCTAATATGACTGACCTTCTTTGGAAGAAACTTGAGTAAATTTTCATGACCTTATATTTGGCAGTGAAGACTTAGATACGAAACCCAAAAcatgagcaacaaaagaaaaaatagataaactggactttaaaACGGAAAACCT
The genomic region above belongs to Vicugna pacos chromosome 15, VicPac4, whole genome shotgun sequence and contains:
- the LOC140685818 gene encoding germinal center-associated signaling and motility-like protein gives rise to the protein MGNYLLREFSCLKDNQKQLGKENPDVKSKRQEMTTLERENQGQDKKSKDVPSTSNQENENGSGSEEVSYTVINHLPYRRPSLSSNDDGYENVLSTTGRGRPLREGSETEYARLRTSVTRSSSCTPENDYEFVLPH